The genomic interval CCTTGCAGAGGAACGCATTGAAGCGATGCTGGAAGACAAGCAGATCGCGGCAATCAATCTCTGGCGCACCGACGGCAATCTTGCCTTCAGGGACAATGTCACCATTGAAGCGGTGAATAGCTATGTCGATGCAGATGTGTTTGAGTCCCGAAAGCCGGACCCTGCGGTGTCAATTCCCGCAGAGCGCCGGGCGACTTTCGACAAGGCGCTGGAAACGCTCTCCAACAAGGAAAGTTTTGACTCCACTTTAAAGGATGACGACGGCAACGAGATTCCGGTCACCTATTCCTACTTCATCCTCAAAAACAACGAAGACTGCCAGAGCTGCCATGACGCGGCCATCCCCAACCGTGGTGTTCTGGAGGTCGCGGTCGATAGCAGCGAACTCATCGCCCTGTTTGAAAAGTCCGATGCGCTCATCAAAGAGATGGATGCGCAAGCAACCGAAGAAAAGACAGCGCTGATTAAGGCAAGCGAGAGCGAAAAGGCAAAGGTCGCCCAGCAAACTGTACGCTACACCGCCGAACTCAACGAATCCAAACAGGCAATCGAGGATACCCGCAAGGAAGCCTCCATGATGAGCATGGGCTCGAAGGTCTTCTTCTTTTTCGTCACGATTCTTCTGCTGATCCTTGCCTTGCGCAAACTGCTGACCACGCCTCTACGCCGCCTGACCTCGGCAATGCTGCGCCTCGCCCAGAATGATCTCAGCGTGGAGGCAACCGATGCTCACCGCACCGACGAAATCGGCGCCATGAGCAAGGCCATCGGAACGTTCAAGGAAAATGCCATTGAGCGGCAGAAGTTGGAGCGGGAAGCGCAGAACCATATGCTCGCGCAGAAAGAACGCCAGCAACAGATCGACGCCCTGTTCAACGCCTTCCGCACCCGCATTCAGGAGGCTCTGCACACCGTTTCCAACAGCGCCGAACGCATGCAGCAATCTGCCTCTTCTCTCAATCATATTTCCTCGGCCACATCGGATCGCGCCCATTCGGTCAATCAGGCCTCAAGCCATTCCTCCGAGAATGTGCAGATGATGGCAGCCGCAAGCACCGAGATGACCTCTTCGATTGAGGAAATCGGACAGCAGGTAATCCGCACCAATGATCTGGTGATGACAGCCTCTGATGAAGCCAGAGCGACAGACAAAAAAGTCGCAAGCCTCGCCTCAGCCGCCGAAGAGATCGGCGAAGTGGTTTCTCTGATCAAGGATATCTCGGAACAAACCAACCTGCTGGCCCTCAACGCGACCATCGAAGCTGCCCGCGCTGGCGAAGCTGGGCGCGGCTTTGCAGTCGTTGCAGCAGAGGTCAAGGAACTGGCCTCCCAAACAGGCAAGGCCACCGAAGACATCGCCAACAGGGTTCAGACGATCCAATCCTCAACCGGCGATTCTGTCGAGGCCATCCGCTCCATTGCTGCCAAAATGAGCGAGATCAGCCAATATACCACGGCCATCAGCGCCGCCGTTCAGGAGCAGAATGCCTCGACAAACGAGATTTCCCTGAATATTCAGCAGGCTGCTGAGGGGACCAAGGAAATCGTACAGAATATCTCCGAGGTTGCCTCTTCCACCGAAGAAACCAGAAGCTCTGCCGACGAAGTGCAAGCCGCATCGGCCACCGTTGCCAGTGTCGCCACCGACATGCGCACCATCATCGACGATTTCCTCGAAAAGGTCGCAGCAGCCTAAGCGCTTAAGACCAAATCAGAAGACAAAAGAAAACCGTGCAGGCGATATGTCCTGCACGGTTTTTCTATGTCTCACCTTGCTGAAGGCCCCGCAAATCAGCATGCATCAATGCGGGGGTGTCTGCACTCAGCTTTTCTTGAAGATATATTGTGTATGCTGGGAATAGGTCTCGCCCGGTTTGAGAACCGCAGACGGAAAGTCCGGATTATGGATGGCGTCTGGCCAGATCTGCGGCTCAAGGCAGAAACCGCCATGCTTGCCCATGGTGATGCCTTCAAGCCCCGGCATGCCCTCTTTCATATTCACGCCATCATAGGCCTGCACGCCCGGCTCCGTGGTCGTCACATCCATGCTGACACCGGATTTGGGGCTGGAAAGGGTCGCAACCCGACGCAGAGCACCGCCAGCATCTGCGAGACAATAATTATTGTCGATCGCGGCAATGCTGGTTGCTTCGCCCACCCGCTTGGTGGCGCGGAAATCAAGGCTTGAACCCTCCACTGGCAAAAGCTTGCCCGTCGGGATGAGCTCGTCATTGACCTCCAGATACTGCTCGGCATCCACCTGCAGCATATGATCCATGACGGTTGGATCGCCATCAAGATTGAAATAGCTGTGATGGGCCAGATTGCAGAGCGTTGTGGCGTCCGTCGTCGCTGACATGGCCATATCCAGAACACCCCCTTCTAGAAGGGAATAGACAATCTTGATGGTCAGATTGCCCGGAAAGCCCATTTCACCGTCAGGCAAGGTGATGGACATATGCACGGCATTCTCTTCCACCTTATCAAAGGTCCAGACCTGAACACCCATGCCCTTTTTGCCACCATGCAGGGTATGCTTGCCAAGGAAGTTGGTATCCAGCTGATAGGTCTTGCTGTCCAGTTCCAGATGCCCATCGCGAATGCGGTTACCCACGCGACCGGCAGTCGCGCCAAAATGTGACCCATAGGCGAGATAATCTTCCAACTTTTCGAAGCCACACACCAGCGGCTTGTCATGCCCATCAAGACGCAGATCCTGAATGACCGTTCCATAAGACAGGATCTTGGCGGTCAGACCACCACCATGAATAGTCGCACGCTGCACCGGCGTACCATCCGGCATGACACCAAATTGTTCAACAGACATAAGTGAGTTCCTCTAACCAGTAAAAACGGCGCAACAACTGTTGGCAATCGCCAGACAGCGCGCCTTTTGAAAATTCAGCGAAAGCCTATCAGACTTCGCGTTTGGAAAATTGCTTCAGAGCAAAGACCGGTAAAATTGCATCCCGCATCCCCACCACTTTAAGCCGCCATATCAATCAAGATGACGCAAGCCCTCTCCGGGCTAGTGACATTTCACCCCTTTGATCTCTTCCACCCGCTTCTGCACAGAAGCCAGATCGACCTTGCCGGTTGCCAGAACCGGCACCTCATCAATAATCAGCTCGGCTGGCACCAAAATGTCTGCCGCCCCATTGGCCTTGGCATGACGGGAGAATTCAAACAGATCAGCATCAGGTTTGTTGGTCACCAAAATGATTTTTTCGCCCTTCTTGGCATCGGGCAAGCGCGCCGCAGCCGATAGATAGTCTGGCCAGAGGTCAAAGGCCAACACTTCAACAGCTGCCAGCGACACCTTCTCTCCGGCGATGTCGGCAAAGCGTTTGGCGCGCCCGATAATCTTGATATAGCCCTCTTCATCGATGGTGACGATATCGCCGGTATCATGCCATCCATCCGGCGGCGGGATCACCTCTCCGGGTTTATCGGCACTCAAATAACCAACCATGACATTGTCGCCTTTGATGAGTAGCCGCCCGCCTTCCTTAAGGCCCGGCACAGGGCTGAGCTTGGTCTGAATGCCGGGCAAGGCCTTGCCCACGGTACCAACCTTGTTGAAGATCGGCGTATTGACAGCAATCACCGGCGCGGTTTCTGTCACACCATAGCCTTCCAGAAGCCGCACCCCGAAGCGCTGCATGAATAGCTCCCGCGTCGGCGCCTTGACCGCTTCTGCGCCCGAAATGCAATAGCGCACGCTGCGGAAGTCAAACGGATGAGCGGTACGTGCATAGCCATTAAGGAACGTATCCGTGCCGAAGAACAACGTCGCATTGGTGCCGTAAACAAGCTCGGGAATGATCCGATAATGCAGCGGCGAGGGATAGAGATAAACTGGTATCGCATGAATGAGCGGCAGGATCGTGCCCACTGTCAGACCGAAGCAATGGAACATCGGCAAGACGTTGAAGGCCACATCTCCCATATTAAAGTCGATGGCTGCCGCCGCTTGCGCAATATTGGCCAGGAGATTCCGATGGGTCAGAATAACGCCCTTGGGCAAACCTTCCGAGCCGGAAGTGAAGAGAATGACCGCTGGATCATCGGCCTTGCGTGCAACCAGAGGCTTGGAACGATGCAGCAAACCGGAGAGTTTGTCCTTGGTGCCAGTCTTACCCCGGAGATCATCCACCCAGACGATCTCCACATGCTCGGACAGCTTGGCGATCATATCCTCCAGTTTTCCCTGCTCTACGAATGTGCGCGATGTGAGCACGGATTTGAGCTGCGCCGTTTTACAAGACGAAATCATGTTGGCCACGCCCGTCGAGAAATTGAGCATCGCCGGAATCTTGCCTGCCGACATCAGCCCAAGGATCACGGCCGCCGTTCCCGTTGCGTTGGGCAGCAGCACCCCAATCCTTTCCTCATCCGCGAAATCGCGCTGGAAATGGGTTCCCAACACGCGGGCAGCCGTCAACAGGCGCCCGTAGCTCATCTGCCCCGCAAAAGGATCTTCAAGCGTCACACGCCGCATCCCCACGCCGTGTGCCACCTTGATGACATTTTCAAGCACCGTCATATCCACGTCGGTGGTGCGCAACACAAGTTCAGACATCACCCGCTGCAGAGAAGCCCCCGCCGCCATGCGACGTCTGCGCCCCTTGAAACTGGGCGGCACCTGCAGCTTGACCGGTTCAAGGATCGTCACCTTGACCTTGGGGAAGAATTGGCGACGCACATTGCCCGGCTCGATGGCCGTTGAATAGCTGCGCTCCAACCCTTCAATGCGAATAGGCACAACCTTGGAGCCCGTCATCTCTGCGGCCATGGCAGCCACGTCATAAACCTTCATCAAGCCGCCGGTCGCTGAAACGCGCCCTTCAGGAAAGATCACAAGGGAATTGCCACTCTGCAAGGCATCAACCACGGCTTCTGTCGCGACAGGCTGGGAAGGTTCCAGCACAAGATATTTAAAGAAGCGCATGAAGGGATGCATCCACCAAGTCTTGGCCGTTTTCGCATCAATGGCGAAAATCGGCTCTTCCTCGGTGATGGCCATGGCCAGCGGCCCATCCAGAAAGCTCAC from uncultured Cohaesibacter sp. carries:
- a CDS encoding acyl-[ACP]--phospholipid O-acyltransferase, whose product is MRRHLMISKRFAPLFWTQFLSAFNDNFLRYSLVFLILVQLQGDEAASLITLASAIFMLPFLILSALGGELADKYDKGWLAERLKLFEIGAAFVAVAGIILASVPVSMLALFLFGVISALFGPIKYGILPDLMGRRELPGANAWVEGATFIAILAGTIAAGFVADDGLDARVFAPVMLILALACWLISRHIPKTGFSNPDLRVSVNIVGSTIRLVRELREDKRLWTTALFISWFWLMGAVLTALVPSFVDQVMGGSPLVVTIYSVVFAVSVAIGSAIAAWLCAGRVVLLPAPFGAALLAFFCMQLAWNLSQISEPLVADSVLDFFTHTAAIRVAIDLGGLAISGALLVVPSFTALQSWARRDHRARVVAGANILNAGFIVFSGVAVAAFQAVGLSASHVFTTLAVANIVVAWLMVRYMPTNPLWDLVNILFRTFSRLEVEGRENLEKAGKSPILAFNHVSFLDGPLAMAITEEEPIFAIDAKTAKTWWMHPFMRFFKYLVLEPSQPVATEAVVDALQSGNSLVIFPEGRVSATGGLMKVYDVAAMAAEMTGSKVVPIRIEGLERSYSTAIEPGNVRRQFFPKVKVTILEPVKLQVPPSFKGRRRRMAAGASLQRVMSELVLRTTDVDMTVLENVIKVAHGVGMRRVTLEDPFAGQMSYGRLLTAARVLGTHFQRDFADEERIGVLLPNATGTAAVILGLMSAGKIPAMLNFSTGVANMISSCKTAQLKSVLTSRTFVEQGKLEDMIAKLSEHVEIVWVDDLRGKTGTKDKLSGLLHRSKPLVARKADDPAVILFTSGSEGLPKGVILTHRNLLANIAQAAAAIDFNMGDVAFNVLPMFHCFGLTVGTILPLIHAIPVYLYPSPLHYRIIPELVYGTNATLFFGTDTFLNGYARTAHPFDFRSVRYCISGAEAVKAPTRELFMQRFGVRLLEGYGVTETAPVIAVNTPIFNKVGTVGKALPGIQTKLSPVPGLKEGGRLLIKGDNVMVGYLSADKPGEVIPPPDGWHDTGDIVTIDEEGYIKIIGRAKRFADIAGEKVSLAAVEVLAFDLWPDYLSAAARLPDAKKGEKIILVTNKPDADLFEFSRHAKANGAADILVPAELIIDEVPVLATGKVDLASVQKRVEEIKGVKCH
- a CDS encoding HAMP domain-containing methyl-accepting chemotaxis protein, encoding MFNHMKSLSAKIVASVFTLVALTFVADTILTRSISSRVYDKTEQLTDQMHAVVDQKDTQIEQLLNGLLDSKEHTQALSHTLAKSELSAQNQQKQAYLEGTRQGISLSVASLVSNAMMAGEASLAEERIEAMLEDKQIAAINLWRTDGNLAFRDNVTIEAVNSYVDADVFESRKPDPAVSIPAERRATFDKALETLSNKESFDSTLKDDDGNEIPVTYSYFILKNNEDCQSCHDAAIPNRGVLEVAVDSSELIALFEKSDALIKEMDAQATEEKTALIKASESEKAKVAQQTVRYTAELNESKQAIEDTRKEASMMSMGSKVFFFFVTILLLILALRKLLTTPLRRLTSAMLRLAQNDLSVEATDAHRTDEIGAMSKAIGTFKENAIERQKLEREAQNHMLAQKERQQQIDALFNAFRTRIQEALHTVSNSAERMQQSASSLNHISSATSDRAHSVNQASSHSSENVQMMAAASTEMTSSIEEIGQQVIRTNDLVMTASDEARATDKKVASLASAAEEIGEVVSLIKDISEQTNLLALNATIEAARAGEAGRGFAVVAAEVKELASQTGKATEDIANRVQTIQSSTGDSVEAIRSIAAKMSEISQYTTAISAAVQEQNASTNEISLNIQQAAEGTKEIVQNISEVASSTEETRSSADEVQAASATVASVATDMRTIIDDFLEKVAAA
- a CDS encoding aldose epimerase family protein; translated protein: MSVEQFGVMPDGTPVQRATIHGGGLTAKILSYGTVIQDLRLDGHDKPLVCGFEKLEDYLAYGSHFGATAGRVGNRIRDGHLELDSKTYQLDTNFLGKHTLHGGKKGMGVQVWTFDKVEENAVHMSITLPDGEMGFPGNLTIKIVYSLLEGGVLDMAMSATTDATTLCNLAHHSYFNLDGDPTVMDHMLQVDAEQYLEVNDELIPTGKLLPVEGSSLDFRATKRVGEATSIAAIDNNYCLADAGGALRRVATLSSPKSGVSMDVTTTEPGVQAYDGVNMKEGMPGLEGITMGKHGGFCLEPQIWPDAIHNPDFPSAVLKPGETYSQHTQYIFKKS